In Deltaproteobacteria bacterium, the sequence GACCGCCCCCTGGGCCCCATGTGGGACAACACCCGCACCGTGTTCATCATGCCGACGCTCCCCAAGTGGGACGTGAACGAGCTGATGGACGGATATGGCTGGATGGCGAGCGAGTTGAACCGGAACGGCGTCACCACGGCGTTCGAGGCGGCCATCCGCAACCGCATGGACACGGTTGCGTGGCAGCGGTTGCACCGCCAGGCGCCGCCGAGCCTGGGCGTGGTCATGGGCCCCTATCCCGTGCACGGCGAAGGTTGGGACCTCGAAGGCGCCGCCGGGAAAATCTTCGAGACCGGGTTCGCCACCAACTTCGGCACCGAGTGGCTCAAGCTGGGGGCGCTTCAGGTGGGTATCGACGGTGGTGTCATCGGCCAGACCGCCGCCCTGTTCGAACCCTACAGCAACGACCCCGCCGGGAAGAAGCTCGGCAGCTTCCGGCTCACCCAGGAGGTGATCAACGACTTCATGGTGCAGTGCCAGTCCAGCGACTGGCAGGCCGGGCTCATCTGTCACGGCGACCACGGCATCCACCGGTCGCTGGAGGCCATCGCCCACGGCCGCGAGCAGGTGGCCACCCACGACCTGCGCCACCGGCTGGAGCACGCCTACCTGTGGAACCCGCGGGTCATGGACCGCATGGCCGAGCTGGGGGTCATCTGGAACACGCAGCCGCCGATCCTGGAGAGCATCGGCAGCGAGGGCATACACGGCCAGTGGGGCGAGCGCGCCCGCTACGCGTTTCCGTTCAAGTCCCTGACCGACCGGGGCGTGATCATCTCCGGCGGTTCCGACTGGCCCGTGGGCATGTACAACCCGTTGCAGGGCATCGACATCCTGGTGAACCACCGCTTCGGACCCGAGGAAGGCGGCGAAGTGCTCAACGCGGACGAGGGCGTGAGCGTGCTGCAGGCGATTCGCGTCTACACGTATAACTGCGCCTACACGTCGTTCGACGAGACCCGCACGGGTTCCCTGGAGGAAGGGAAGCGGGCGGATCTGGCGGTGCTCTCGGAGGACATTCTCGGCGTGGCGCCGACGGCGATACGGGACATCATGGTGGACCGGACCTACGTGGACGGCCGCCTCGTGTTCGAACGGACGGAGTCTTAGGCCGGCGGCCGGTAGGCGTCCCCCGCGGCTGCCGCCCGCGCACGGAGACAGGAGGGGATCATGGGGCTGGCATTGGTGGGCGCCCGCATCATGACGGCGTCCAACGGTGTGATCGACGAGGGCACCCTGCTGATCGAAGGTCGGACCATCGAGGCTGTCGGCGCCGACGTTCGTACGCCCGCGGGCGCCGAGGTCTGGGACGTGCGCGGCAAGGTCCTCATACCGGGCATGATCGACGCCCACACCCATCTGGGGCTGTGCCAGGACGGGGTAGGGGCCAGCCAGAGCGACGAGGACGAGGTGGGGGACCCCGTGGTGCCGCACCTGCGCGCGCTGGACGCCATCAACCCCGAGGACATCGCGTTCCAGGACGCCCTCAGGGGCGGCGTCACCACGGTGGGCGTGATGCCCGGCAGCTACAACGTCATCTGCGGCCAGCCCGCCGCCGTGAAGGTGGTGGGTCGCACGCTGGAGGAGATGCTGGTGCGCGCCCCGGTGGGCATGAAGATCGCCTTTGGGGAGCGTCCCAAGCAGGTCTACGGCGGCCTCAAGAAGAGCCCCATGACGCGCATGGGAATCGCCGCCATCCTGCGGGAGGGGCTGGTGCGGGCGCAGCACTACGCCGCCAACGGCGGCGGCTCGCGGGATCTCCGGCAGGAAGCCATGGTCCCGGTGGTGCGCAAGCAGATCCCGCTGCGCGCACACGCGCACCGGGCGGACGACATCATGACGGCCATCCGCATCGCGCAGGAGTTCGATCTCGACCTGATCATCGAGCACGGCACCGACGGGTACAAGGTGGCCGCGGAACTGTCGGAGGCCGGAGTCGGCGTGGTCCACGGCCCGTGGCTCAAGGCCCGCGGCAATCTGGAACAGTCGGGACGCAGCCCGCACTCGCCGCGCATGCTCATCGAAAGCGGCGTGCTCACGGCCTTCTCCACCGATCACCCGGTGATCCCCATCCAGAATCACCGGATGCAGGGCATGACGGCGGTGGACCACGGGGTCAGCCCCGGCGAGGCGCTCAAGGCGCTGACGCTCAATTCCGCGCGGCTCATGGGCATCGACGAGCGGGTGGGAAGCCTGGAGGCGGGCAAGGACGCGGACGTGGTGGTTCTGTCGGGTCCGCCGTTCGACGCGGCGACGCAGGTGGAAGGCGTCGTCGTGAACGGAAGCATTGGCTGGAAACGCGAGCCGGCAAGCATCTGAGGGCAGCCGGGCCGGACACAAGGGAAACTCTTCGGGTTACACTGGCTTCACGAAACGTGGGTTCGGGTTCTCCGCCCGCTGCAAGGGAGAAGAGACATGCAACTTCAGAAAGCGTTCATCTGCACGGCATCCATCATTTTCGGGATACTCTTCGCGGCCGCCGCCGTCCATGCGCAGGCCATGAAGATCACCACCGCGGAAGTGGCCTACGACAAGGGCAACGCCAAGGTCAAGGGCTATCTTGCCAAGCCCGCGGACAAGAAGGCGCGTCCCGGCCTGATCCTGATCCACGAGTGGTGGGGGCTGAACGACAACATCCGCGAGAACGCGCGCGCGTTCGCCGAGCTGGGCTACGTGGCCCTGGCGGTGGACCTCTACGACGGCGAGATGGCGACGACGCCGGACGGTGCGCGCAAGCTGGCCGGAGGCGTGCGCAAGAACACGGAGGCGGCCTTTGCCAACCTGAAGCAGGCCATGAGCTACCTGAGCGGGCTCACGGGGGAAGTGGACCCGGCGCGCATCGCCTCGGTGGGCTGGTGCTTCGGCGGCGGCTGGTCCTACCAGATGGCCAAGAACGACCTCGGGGTCAAGGCGTCGGTGATCTACTACGGCCGCTTCAACCCGGCGGACGACCTGAGCCGCATGCGCGCCACCATCCTCGGGCACTTCGGCGAGACCGACCGGGGCATCAAGGTGGACAACGTGCGCGAGTTCCAGGCCAAGCTCAAGACCCTCAAGGGCGATCACATGGTCTTCATCTATCCCAACGCGGGACACGCCTTCGCCAATGCCGACAGCCGCAACTACGACAAGGCGGCGTCCGAGGCGGCGTGGAAACGGACCAGGGAGTTCTTCCAGAAGCACCTCTAGTGCGCGGATCGACCGGGCAACACAGTAGTACCAGGGAGGACACCGACATGGCACGCATCCGTCACATCGCCATCCTCACCGACGACAAGGAGAAGCTGGTGGAGTATTACACGAGCGTGTTCGGGCTCAAGGTGGTCAAGGGCGTGGGTACCGCGACTTACCTCTCGGACGGGCACGTGAACCTGGCCATCATCCCCAAGGGCCCGGAGGAGCAGGTGGAGGGGCGTGCGCTCCAGAGCGGCCTCAACCACATCGGCTTCGAGGTAGAGGACGTGCAGGCCTTGAAGTCGGTGTCGGACGGGAAGGGGGCGGCCGACGACGTGAGGAAGAGACCGCCCAATCGCGAGGCGGAATTCCGGGTGCAGGACCCCGACGGCAACCTGATCGACCTGTCGCAGCACGGCTGGCCGGTGTGAGCGGTCTACGGAAAGGCATGGACGCCGGAAAGACAGGAGAGTTTGTGCATGGCTGAACAGGAACGGGTGCTGCTGCCCGACGACGTTGACCCTGAACGTTACGACATAACCCTCAGGCCCGACCTTGAAACCTTCACCTTCGGCGGCAGCGAGACGGTCGAAGTCGACGTGAGATCGGCCACCCGCCGGATCGTGCTGCACGCCACCGAGCTGGAGCTGCACTCGGTGGCGCTGGAGCGCAACGGGGCGTCGTGCGTGCCCGAGCGGATCGAGGCCGACGAGGAGGAGGAGACGGTCGCGTTCGTCTTCGCCGACCTCGTGGAGCCGGGGCCGGCGCGGCTGAGCATCGAGTTCACCGGACAACTGAACGACAAGATGCACGGGTTCTACCGCGCCGTCTACCAGGTGGAGGGCGAGAAGCGCACCATGGCCGTGACCCAGTTCGAGGCCACCGACGCGCGGCGTGCGTTCCCCTGCTGGGACGAGCCGGCGCGCAAGGCCGTGTTCGCGGTGACGCTGGTGGTGCCGGAGGACCGGGTGGCGGTCTCCAACATGCCGTCTGGCGAAGTGGAGACCGGCGACGACGGTCTCAAGACCGTGCGTTTCGCCGATACCCCGGTGATGTCCACGTATCTGCTGGCCTTCGTCGTGGGCGAGTTCGATTACGTCGAGACCGAGACCGAGGAAGGCGTCACCGTGCGGGTATACACGCCGGTGGGCCGGCGGGAGCAGGGACGGTTCGCGCTGGACGTGGCCGCCCGGACCCTTTCGTTCTTCGACGACTACTTCGGCATCGCCTATCCGCTGCCCAAGATGGACCTGCTGGCGATTCCGGACTTCGCGGCCGGAGCAATGGAGAACTGGGGCGCGGTCACCTACCGGGAGACCGCGATTCTCGTGGACCCCGCGGAGTCCTCGGCGGGCACGCGCCAGCGGGTGGCCATCATCGTGGCCCACGAGCTGGCGCATCAGTGGTTCGGCAACCTCGTCACCATGGAGTGGTGGACGCACCTGTGGCTCAACGAGGGATTCGCCTCGTGGATCGAGTTTATGGCGGTGGACCACCTGTTCCCGGAATGGGACATGTGGACGCAGTTCGTTTTTTCCGACTTCGGCCGCGCCCTGTCCCTGGACGGGCTCAAGAGCTCGCACCCCATCGAGGTGGAAGTGCGGGACCCCAAGCAGATCAGCGAGATTTTCGACGGCATCAGCTACAGCAAGGGCGCCTCGGTGATCCGGATGCTGGCCGCCTACCTGGGCGCGGAGCCGTTCCGCCGGGGGCTGCGGCGTTACCTCGGGCGGCATCAGTATGCCAACGCCACCACCGAGGACCTGTGGCAGGCTCTGGCGGAGGAGTCAGGGCAGCCGGTGA encodes:
- a CDS encoding VOC family protein; this encodes MARIRHIAILTDDKEKLVEYYTSVFGLKVVKGVGTATYLSDGHVNLAIIPKGPEEQVEGRALQSGLNHIGFEVEDVQALKSVSDGKGAADDVRKRPPNREAEFRVQDPDGNLIDLSQHGWPV
- a CDS encoding amidohydrolase gives rise to the protein MADSNVSTPTPTADVVFVGGPIVTVNSRDEVAEALAVRGNNILRVGERAYVELTVGRETEVVDLKGRAVTPGFIDNHIHMTNGPQRHWVDCTYAACPSIADIVERIKERAAQAKPGDWILGRGFQATRLTDRRNPNRFDLDPVSPDNPVGISNRESMGWTFNTLGLRRMGVQDDTPDPPGGPMERDEQDRPLGPMWDNTRTVFIMPTLPKWDVNELMDGYGWMASELNRNGVTTAFEAAIRNRMDTVAWQRLHRQAPPSLGVVMGPYPVHGEGWDLEGAAGKIFETGFATNFGTEWLKLGALQVGIDGGVIGQTAALFEPYSNDPAGKKLGSFRLTQEVINDFMVQCQSSDWQAGLICHGDHGIHRSLEAIAHGREQVATHDLRHRLEHAYLWNPRVMDRMAELGVIWNTQPPILESIGSEGIHGQWGERARYAFPFKSLTDRGVIISGGSDWPVGMYNPLQGIDILVNHRFGPEEGGEVLNADEGVSVLQAIRVYTYNCAYTSFDETRTGSLEEGKRADLAVLSEDILGVAPTAIRDIMVDRTYVDGRLVFERTES
- a CDS encoding M1 family metallopeptidase encodes the protein MAEQERVLLPDDVDPERYDITLRPDLETFTFGGSETVEVDVRSATRRIVLHATELELHSVALERNGASCVPERIEADEEEETVAFVFADLVEPGPARLSIEFTGQLNDKMHGFYRAVYQVEGEKRTMAVTQFEATDARRAFPCWDEPARKAVFAVTLVVPEDRVAVSNMPSGEVETGDDGLKTVRFADTPVMSTYLLAFVVGEFDYVETETEEGVTVRVYTPVGRREQGRFALDVAARTLSFFDDYFGIAYPLPKMDLLAIPDFAAGAMENWGAVTYRETAILVDPAESSAGTRQRVAIIVAHELAHQWFGNLVTMEWWTHLWLNEGFASWIEFMAVDHLFPEWDMWTQFVFSDFGRALSLDGLKSSHPIEVEVRDPKQISEIFDGISYSKGASVIRMLAAYLGAEPFRRGLRRYLGRHQYANATTEDLWQALAEESGQPVKQIMDTWTKQTGYPLLSVDMKQGEVELRQTRFFLSGVPDRDDASRWSVPLGIRTGAGEDTFRVVEDERASIGVDGSSGGWLKVNPDQTGFYRSTYSAELWDRLALAVETGELASATDRLGLENDAFALARAGYLDAARPLALAPAYGNETHYTVWADLSENLRAYDILLSGEPCHPSFRAFARSLYQTIYGALGWDARPDESHLTKLLRPMVIGLLGRYGDPGVNAEALRRFDEAIRDATPVAPDLRAAVYGQVVESRGVEGYEAVLETYREAELHEEKNRCLRALGCSTDPAVLRRTLDFSLSDEVRGQDTPLAVAGVAMNPLGRDLAWDFLRDKWAEFDRRYGQGGFIIARIISITTEDFTTLDKAREVEEFFESHPAPAAARTVRQSLERIRSNALWLERDGDAIAKWLEAYAPTPVEGT
- a CDS encoding dienelactone hydrolase family protein translates to MQLQKAFICTASIIFGILFAAAAVHAQAMKITTAEVAYDKGNAKVKGYLAKPADKKARPGLILIHEWWGLNDNIRENARAFAELGYVALAVDLYDGEMATTPDGARKLAGGVRKNTEAAFANLKQAMSYLSGLTGEVDPARIASVGWCFGGGWSYQMAKNDLGVKASVIYYGRFNPADDLSRMRATILGHFGETDRGIKVDNVREFQAKLKTLKGDHMVFIYPNAGHAFANADSRNYDKAASEAAWKRTREFFQKHL
- a CDS encoding amidohydrolase, encoding MGLALVGARIMTASNGVIDEGTLLIEGRTIEAVGADVRTPAGAEVWDVRGKVLIPGMIDAHTHLGLCQDGVGASQSDEDEVGDPVVPHLRALDAINPEDIAFQDALRGGVTTVGVMPGSYNVICGQPAAVKVVGRTLEEMLVRAPVGMKIAFGERPKQVYGGLKKSPMTRMGIAAILREGLVRAQHYAANGGGSRDLRQEAMVPVVRKQIPLRAHAHRADDIMTAIRIAQEFDLDLIIEHGTDGYKVAAELSEAGVGVVHGPWLKARGNLEQSGRSPHSPRMLIESGVLTAFSTDHPVIPIQNHRMQGMTAVDHGVSPGEALKALTLNSARLMGIDERVGSLEAGKDADVVVLSGPPFDAATQVEGVVVNGSIGWKREPASI